From the genome of Miscanthus floridulus cultivar M001 chromosome 10, ASM1932011v1, whole genome shotgun sequence, one region includes:
- the LOC136489479 gene encoding uncharacterized mitochondrial protein AtMg00810-like, producing the protein MSDLGVLSYYLDIEVRQGKEALTLDQSAYTSKLLEWSGMAECKPCVTLMEERLKLTKASTTAKVDATLYRSIIGGLRYLVHKRLDIAFTVGYVNRFMEDPREDHWAAVKRLLRYVKGMVDQVIVFPKTSGTLP; encoded by the coding sequence gtgagacaggggaaggaggcgctcacgctcgATCAGAGCGCGTACACCTCAAAGTTGTTGGagtggagcggcatggctgagtgcaagccatgcgtgactctgatggaggagcgcctaaagctgacgaaggccagtaccacggcgaaggtagatgcaacactctaccggagcatcatcggcggtctgcgctacctagtccacaagAGGCTAGACATTGCGTTCACCGTGGGCTATGTCaaccgcttcatggaggatccccgagaggatcactgggctgcagtGAAGCGgttgctgcgctacgtcaaggggatggtggatcaggtgatcgtcttccccaagaccagtGGAACACTACcctag